One genomic window of Roseateles sp. DAIF2 includes the following:
- a CDS encoding indolepyruvate ferredoxin oxidoreductase family protein has protein sequence MSSLLPAQPALRDYKLSDNLGAKHGAVFMTGTQALVRLLLAQKALDERAGLKTAGFVSGYRGSPLGMVDQQLWKAKKFLEAAQVNFLPAINEDLAATACLGVQRVALDPKRTVDGVFAMWYGKGPGVDRSGDALKHGNVYGTAPQGGVLVVCGDDHGCVSSSTPHQSDLALQAWSMPIVHPANVAEYLEFGLYGWALSRFSGAWVGFKAISEVVESGMTVDLDSVPLDFELPVDHTPATNLHIRSVDLPSLELESRLEHKLAAVRAFSKLNSIDKHIVASPSATLGIVTVGKAHYDFMEVLRRLDLDPNALAAAGVRIYKVGLVYPLESTRMVEFAQGLTDMLVIEEKAPVVERQIKELLYHLPDAQRPHVIGKTDERGAAVLSSLGELRPSRIMSTVADWLARLNPALDRRHLVVDFLTPCLLSNAADGVRRQPYFCSGCPHNTSTKLPEGSRALAGIGCHFMASWMERGTSGLIQMGAEGVDWAAHSRFTTEKHVFQNLGDGTYYHSGYLAIRQAIAAKANITYKILYNDAVAMTGGQPVDGQTSVPQIARQVEAEGVKRLVVVSDEIDKYDGHHGLFPAGTTFHDRSELDQVQRELREIEGVTVLIYDQTCAAEKRRRRKKKEFPDPPKRLFINEAVCEGCGDCGVASNCLSVVPVETDFGRKRAIEQSSCNKDFSCVNGFCPSFVSVHNPQLKKKQGAGYTAQDLAREIAAIAAPAAWQWTGPFDLLVTGVGGTGVVTVGALVSMAAHLEGKQASVLDFMGFAQKGGSVLSFVRLAPTQDLLNQVRIDTQQADVLLACDMVVGASPDALGTVKPGRTVILANTHELPTAAFVRNPDANLQGESLLAKMKYAIGGDAALLSTVDAQAIAQTLMGDTMPSNIIMLGACWQRGLIPLSEAALMRAIELNGVAVEGNKTAFALGRLAIAAPDALTRLAGRDSATKPVQLLLGQDKLDGPEGLIARRMQHLTDYQNAAYAQRYLALVEQVRAAEAKLGEAGKAERLTKAVARYYAKLLAIKDEWEVARLYTDGRWEAALKAQFDGWERISFHMAPPLLARPDAKGHAKKIELGGWTFKALKLLARFKGLRGTALDVFGKTEERKMERQLIADYEALVADLIAHLSAEKLDLAVKLARLPESIRGYGHVKLANVVTVRAQWKDLLDRFHGRAVEAPVQIVAHKTVERVKGVAEL, from the coding sequence ATGTCCAGCCTCCTGCCGGCCCAGCCCGCCCTGCGCGACTACAAGCTCTCGGACAACCTGGGCGCCAAGCATGGCGCCGTGTTCATGACCGGCACCCAGGCCCTGGTGCGCCTGCTGCTGGCGCAGAAGGCGCTGGACGAGCGCGCCGGGCTGAAGACCGCGGGCTTCGTCTCCGGCTACCGCGGCAGCCCGCTGGGCATGGTCGACCAGCAGCTCTGGAAGGCCAAGAAGTTCCTCGAGGCCGCCCAGGTCAACTTCCTGCCCGCGATCAACGAGGACCTGGCCGCCACCGCCTGCCTGGGCGTGCAGCGCGTCGCGCTGGACCCCAAGCGCACCGTCGATGGCGTGTTCGCGATGTGGTACGGCAAGGGCCCGGGCGTGGACCGCTCCGGCGACGCGCTCAAGCATGGCAATGTCTATGGCACGGCGCCGCAGGGCGGCGTGCTGGTGGTCTGCGGCGACGACCATGGTTGCGTCTCGTCCAGCACCCCGCACCAGAGCGACCTGGCGCTGCAGGCCTGGAGCATGCCCATCGTGCACCCGGCCAATGTGGCCGAGTACCTGGAGTTCGGGCTCTACGGCTGGGCGCTGTCGCGCTTCTCCGGCGCCTGGGTCGGCTTCAAGGCCATCTCCGAGGTGGTCGAGTCCGGCATGACGGTCGACCTGGACAGCGTGCCGCTGGACTTCGAACTGCCGGTAGATCACACACCGGCGACCAATCTGCACATCCGCAGCGTCGACCTGCCCTCGCTGGAGCTGGAGTCGCGCCTGGAGCACAAGCTGGCCGCGGTGCGCGCCTTCAGCAAGCTGAACTCGATCGACAAGCACATCGTCGCCAGCCCCAGCGCCACGCTGGGCATCGTCACGGTCGGCAAGGCGCATTACGACTTCATGGAGGTGCTGCGCCGCCTGGACCTGGACCCCAACGCGCTGGCCGCGGCCGGCGTGCGGATCTACAAGGTCGGCCTGGTCTACCCGCTGGAATCGACCCGCATGGTCGAGTTCGCGCAGGGCCTGACCGACATGCTGGTGATCGAGGAGAAGGCCCCGGTGGTCGAGCGCCAGATCAAGGAGCTGCTCTACCACCTGCCCGACGCGCAGCGCCCCCATGTGATCGGCAAGACCGACGAGCGCGGCGCGGCCGTGCTCTCCAGCCTTGGCGAACTGCGCCCCTCGCGCATCATGTCCACCGTGGCCGACTGGCTGGCGCGCCTGAACCCGGCGCTGGACCGCCGCCACCTGGTGGTCGACTTCCTGACCCCCTGCCTGCTGTCCAATGCCGCCGACGGCGTGCGCCGCCAGCCCTACTTCTGCTCCGGCTGCCCGCACAACACCTCGACCAAGCTGCCCGAGGGCTCGCGCGCGCTGGCCGGCATCGGCTGCCACTTCATGGCCAGCTGGATGGAGCGCGGTACCTCGGGCCTGATCCAGATGGGCGCCGAGGGCGTGGACTGGGCCGCGCACAGCCGCTTCACGACCGAGAAGCATGTGTTCCAGAACCTGGGCGACGGCACCTACTATCACTCCGGCTATCTGGCGATCCGCCAGGCGATCGCGGCCAAGGCCAACATCACCTACAAGATCCTCTACAACGACGCGGTCGCGATGACCGGCGGCCAGCCGGTCGACGGCCAGACCAGCGTGCCGCAGATCGCGCGCCAGGTCGAGGCCGAGGGCGTCAAGCGCCTGGTCGTCGTCTCCGACGAGATCGACAAGTACGATGGCCACCACGGCCTGTTCCCGGCCGGCACCACCTTCCACGACCGCTCGGAGCTGGACCAGGTCCAGCGCGAGCTGCGCGAGATCGAGGGCGTCACGGTCCTGATCTACGACCAGACCTGCGCCGCCGAAAAGCGCCGCCGCAGGAAGAAGAAGGAGTTCCCGGATCCGCCGAAGCGCCTCTTCATCAACGAGGCGGTCTGCGAGGGCTGCGGCGACTGCGGCGTCGCCAGCAACTGCCTGTCGGTCGTGCCGGTCGAAACCGATTTCGGCCGCAAGCGCGCGATCGAGCAGAGCAGTTGCAACAAGGACTTCAGCTGCGTCAACGGCTTCTGCCCCAGCTTCGTCTCGGTGCACAACCCGCAGCTGAAGAAGAAACAGGGCGCGGGCTACACCGCACAAGACCTGGCCCGCGAGATCGCCGCGATCGCCGCGCCCGCCGCCTGGCAATGGACCGGCCCCTTCGACCTGCTGGTCACCGGCGTCGGCGGCACCGGCGTCGTCACGGTCGGCGCGCTGGTCTCGATGGCCGCGCACCTGGAGGGCAAGCAGGCCTCGGTGCTGGACTTCATGGGCTTCGCGCAGAAGGGCGGCTCGGTGCTCAGCTTCGTGCGCCTGGCGCCGACCCAGGACCTGCTGAACCAGGTGCGCATCGACACCCAGCAGGCCGATGTGCTCTTGGCCTGCGACATGGTGGTCGGCGCCAGCCCCGATGCGCTGGGCACGGTCAAGCCCGGCCGCACCGTGATCCTGGCCAACACCCATGAGCTGCCCACCGCCGCCTTCGTGCGCAACCCCGATGCCAATCTGCAGGGCGAATCGCTGCTGGCCAAGATGAAGTATGCGATCGGCGGCGACGCGGCGCTGCTCAGCACCGTCGACGCCCAGGCCATCGCCCAGACCCTGATGGGCGACACCATGCCCAGCAACATCATCATGCTGGGTGCCTGCTGGCAGCGCGGCCTGATCCCGCTCAGCGAGGCCGCGCTGATGCGCGCGATCGAGCTGAACGGCGTCGCGGTCGAGGGCAACAAGACCGCCTTCGCGCTGGGCCGCCTGGCCATCGCCGCGCCGGACGCGCTGACGCGCCTGGCCGGCCGCGACAGCGCCACAAAGCCGGTGCAGCTCCTCCTAGGCCAGGACAAGCTGGACGGCCCGGAGGGCCTGATCGCGCGCCGCATGCAGCATCTGACGGACTACCAGAACGCCGCCTACGCGCAGCGCTACCTGGCCCTGGTCGAGCAGGTGCGCGCCGCCGAGGCGAAACTGGGCGAGGCCGGCAAGGCCGAGCGCCTGACCAAGGCGGTGGCGCGCTACTACGCCAAGCTGCTGGCGATCAAGGACGAGTGGGAGGTCGCGCGCCTCTATACCGACGGCCGCTGGGAGGCCGCGCTGAAGGCCCAGTTCGACGGCTGGGAGCGCATCAGTTTCCACATGGCCCCGCCGCTGCTGGCCAGGCCCGACGCCAAGGGCCATGCGAAGAAGATCGAGCTCGGCGGCTGGACCTTCAAGGCCCTGAAACTGCTGGCCCGCTTCAAGGGCCTGCGTGGCACGGCGCTGGATGTCTTCGGCAAGACCGAGGAACGCAAGATGGAGCGCCAGCTGATCGCCGACTACGAGGCCCTGGTCGCCGACCTGATCGCGCATCTCTCAGCCGAGAAACTGGACCTGGCCGTCAAGCTGGCGCGCCTGCCGGAAAGCATCCGCGGCTACGGCCATGTGAAGCTGGCCAATGTCGTGACCGTGCGCGCGCAGTGGAAGGACCTGCTGGACCGCTTCCACGGCCGCGCGGTCGAGGCCCCGGTGCAGATCGTCGCGCACAAGACGGTGGAGCGGGTGAAGGGCGTGGCGGAGCTGTGA
- a CDS encoding trypsin-like serine protease, whose translation MSTRLPTAAVHKTAYLLGLILLSGAAPAQQLQQRPGDLIQPQIVGGTETQPNSRPYQVALLSSGRQVCGGTLISPDWVLTAAHCLDSASTSTLTVQVGAHSISRRDGQNHRVSQIIRHENWRGAQGIRSGWDIAVLRLATPAAAGVQPAKLPSVAVENQIAAVGRYVTVSGWGLTRNQGSPSDVLREVDLPVISNASCSSELRFNLPASAVCGGGAGGRSACNGDSGGPYAAALNGRHYSIGTVSWGQSCQGATVFTRTSSYLDWIAQKTGVRPDDGNPGDQPPVARFSATVNGLNVAFADASSDDRGVQRWAWNFGDGASSTQASPSHAYAQPGSYTVTLTVTDTANQSHSSSQLVNVGGDGGGCAGLPAWSAATLYNTGAQVAYAGARYQAIWWSQGARPDIYTNVWSRQGSCQ comes from the coding sequence ATGTCTACGAGACTTCCCACCGCCGCGGTTCACAAGACCGCCTACCTGCTCGGCCTGATCCTGCTGAGCGGCGCCGCCCCGGCGCAGCAGCTGCAACAGCGCCCCGGCGACCTGATCCAGCCGCAAATCGTCGGCGGCACCGAAACCCAGCCCAACTCGCGCCCCTACCAGGTGGCCCTGCTGTCCAGCGGCCGCCAGGTCTGCGGCGGCACCCTGATCAGCCCCGACTGGGTGCTGACCGCCGCGCATTGCCTGGACAGCGCCAGCACCAGCACCCTGACCGTCCAGGTCGGCGCGCACAGCATCAGCCGGCGCGACGGCCAGAACCACCGCGTCAGCCAAATCATCCGCCACGAGAACTGGCGCGGCGCCCAGGGCATCCGCTCCGGCTGGGACATCGCCGTGCTGCGCCTGGCCACGCCCGCGGCCGCCGGCGTGCAGCCGGCCAAGCTGCCCAGCGTCGCGGTCGAGAACCAGATCGCCGCGGTGGGCCGCTATGTCACCGTCTCCGGCTGGGGCCTGACGCGCAACCAGGGCAGCCCCAGCGATGTGCTGCGCGAGGTCGACCTGCCGGTGATCAGCAATGCCAGCTGCAGCAGCGAGCTGCGCTTCAACCTGCCGGCCTCGGCGGTCTGCGGCGGCGGCGCCGGCGGCCGCTCGGCCTGCAACGGCGACAGCGGCGGCCCCTACGCCGCGGCGCTGAACGGGCGCCACTACAGCATCGGCACCGTCAGCTGGGGCCAGTCCTGCCAGGGCGCCACCGTCTTCACCCGCACCAGCAGCTATCTGGACTGGATCGCGCAGAAGACCGGCGTGCGGCCGGACGACGGCAACCCCGGCGACCAACCGCCGGTGGCGCGCTTCAGCGCCACGGTGAACGGCCTGAACGTCGCCTTCGCCGATGCCTCCAGCGACGACCGCGGCGTCCAGCGTTGGGCCTGGAACTTCGGCGACGGCGCCAGCTCGACCCAGGCTTCGCCCAGCCATGCCTATGCGCAGCCGGGCAGCTACACCGTGACCCTGACGGTCACCGACACCGCCAACCAGAGCCACAGCAGCTCGCAGCTGGTGAATGTCGGCGGCGATGGCGGCGGCTGTGCCGGCCTGCCGGCCTGGAGCGCGGCGACGCTGTACAACACCGGCGCCCAGGTGGCCTATGCCGGCGCCCGCTATCAGGCGATCTGGTGGTCCCAGGGTGCCCGGCCGGACATCTACACCAATGTCTGGAGCCGCCAGGGCAGCTGCCAGTAA